CACAGGCTATTCTACCATAGACTGTAATCTCTTTGAGGGCAAATGTGATTCAACCACactgagaaaaatcttttttggcTTTACCTTTCCACTAATACTGTAGCCATACACATAGTAGATACAAACATATTCAATAACTAATTTTTATTATCAGTTATTACCAAAGACTCATCCTATGCAAGCTTTATCAAgagtgaaaaatacaaacaattttTGAAAGGAGCGCGATTCATATTCTAAAAgagtttaaagattaaaaaaaacttcgcagaaaaaaagtatattaccAACGTAAATAGCCCAGTATGTCTACATCAGTAGTAATCTTCCTCTCAGAAGCTTCAGTTTTCATTTCAGCAAGGTAAGCCAAGGATTGCATAGAGAATCTCAATATCACAATAATATTGACAATGCAATATAAGAgaatgtaatctttttttaatctgtaagaTCCCAACCATTTTAACAAAAAAGCACGGATAACTAAATTTTGTTAAAAACTCATAATTAATACAACTTAAGATTTCTTCAACGGCTGCCAGAAAAAAATGGACTTTCAGAGTCTGAACTTTCGATAAGATAAACgcttattttcaaacttttcaggagtcattaaaatatttatctaattttttaaaaagtttcaaccTAGAATTCAACTTAGAATTCTTCATAATAGAGATTTAATGACTTGGGATTCAAAAAGATGTGATCCTGGTTTTTGAACGCTGTACCACAGGAGTCCTTAACAACCTAGGATGACAAAACAAGGCTGATGAAAGACACTCCGGTTTGTGGAAactgcctgccttcctctcctgTGGCCGGTTCGGAGCCTAATTAGCAGACGGAATACTGCTTTTCAGAGTTACTCACAGTCACGAGTAGCAAGAATCAAGTACAAGTACAAACTCCTGGTTTAAAGAACGCCAAACCAAGCGTGTACTTTGGCTGTTCCCTAGTCAAAGGGCGGGTCTAAAACTGACAGGGAAGCACCTTACTCTTAATAAACGTTATTCCAGTTTCAACTTGAATATCCGATACTCTCCTAGGAGACCGACTTTTGCGTTCTTCTGACCTCTCATTCCCAAGAAGGACCTGGCGGACAGTAGCCTGGGACTCACTCCCCAGAGCCGGTGGCTGGTTGGCCTGGACCATCAGCCTGAAGCCAAAGCCGACCGATACTCGCCCCGTCCGTCCAGGCGCCAACAGTTGTTCGCCGCCCGGGGTCCGGCCGTGAGGGGTGCCCGACGCCAGCGGCACAACACTATGACAGAACACACTACCCCGTGCTTCGGTCATGTCCTTTCTCCTGTTCTCTTCCTCAAGAACACTAGGCGGCCCGAAGCCCGAGCGGCGACCGTGACGGTCAACGAGGCCTAAACCTCCCTCCCCGAGACCCCGGCCTCGTCCCTCATTCGCACCCTCTGGCTGCCGCTGCTGCTCTTCCACAGAGCGTAGGCTCCGGCGACGCTGACCACAGACTTCACAGAGCTGTCCGGCTGGGCCCCTCACCCCGGCCTCCGCCGCTCTGGGAGCAGGCCCGTGCCCAAGGCCGCCTGTACACCGGCCTCACACAGCTACAGCCGCGTCCCTTCTCCGCCCGCTCCCTACTGGCGGGAGGAGCGGCCGGCGCCTCCACCTCTGGAGAAGACCTACACGAAACGCTTCCCTATTGGTTCTGGCCCACCCACCTGACCCTGGAGCGCTACGCGCACGTGGAAAACTGTTGTTGCTGCTCAGCCCATGCGTCACTTCCGGCCCCAACTCCCGAAAGGGTAGGACTGAAGCCCGCAGAAGCGGAAGTAAGGAGAGGGTTGCAGCGTCTTTCCGCTCCGCCCAGCCTGGCGCAGGCGCAGTGGCTCGGGCGGCCCTATCCTGCGGCCCCGCCTCGGTGAGCAAGGCCCGCCTGCCCACACCTCAGGGGGCCCGGGTTTCTGTCGCGATGCCGCGTTATTGCGCAGCGATTTGCTGTAAGAATCGCCGGGGAAGAAACAATACAGACCGGAAGCTGAGTTTTTACCCGTGAGTTGATCTAACGCGGAAGCGTTATCTTGCCTTTGGGCCGCAGTTCTGGGGCGTTTGGGCTTGGCGTATCTCCTGTCAGCTCTACAAAGTCTTCCTCAGCTCTGTGAAGTCTGCCTCAGCTTTCCGGCCGTGGTCGGGCGGTGGGCGGGAGGAGGGCGCGAAGGCTCGCGTAAACTTTTCCTAGACGTGTTCTGACATTTCTGGATAGGACGCTGGGCGGGCGGCGAGGCGTTGGGGCTTGTTGCGGGTGTTAATAGGGCGCTTGAAGCAGTAAAGTTTGCGCGATGCTCCGTGGTTTTCAGAACGTTTCCCTAGCTCACCTGACCTCATATCATTAAAGGCACTTGACCACCAGGTGCATCCACCGTGCCAAGTGGGAAAGTGCACTCAAAGTTATTTAACTTCCACCTGCAGTAAGTTAGGTCGCATTGATGTTACTTAATTCCATTTTCtcctgaggaaactgaggcctttCAGAAACGTTAGATAACTGACCTTGAAAGTTTTGTGGCAGAGCCAGATATATCCTAAGCCCCTGTTCTGGGCTCTAGATACTCATTCGTACAGGGAGCAGGACAAGTAAGGGCTGATAGGTTTTCCCTGCTATCCCAACGTAGAGCGTTCCTGTGAAACCTTTTCTAAGCAAGAAAGCAGTTGCGTTTTTCTCGTAAAAGTGAAAATCTTGTTCAGGCATTAGTACCTGTTAGGTCTTTCCTAAAAACTGAACTGGTAGAAAGCCAACTTTGGAAAAGTGGGTACCTGTATTCCAAATTCTAGAGCCATGAAATATTTGTGTGCAACCCCAGAAGtactcatttttgtttatttataagaAGAGGGCAGCAGTATGGTGTAACAAGTAAGAGTCCAGGCTCCAAAGCCAGACTTTGGTTCAAATCCCCTGGCTCCACTACTTTGTAGCTGAATGACctgcaaattatttaacctctgcTACCCAAGACCTCCCATTTGTAAAGTGGAGACATTAATAGAACCTAATTCACACTTAGTGTCTAAAGAGGTAAAACAGCACTTAGAATATAATGTATGTGAAAATCAGCAtccttagaatattttatttcctttatttcttgtaCTTAATAATTTAGCTGTGACTTGGTTGTTTTTAACTGTCTCTGATTTTGCACTCGCAAATCATGATCATCTGCTCATGATTCAGCTGCTTTCCATTATCTtaactaataaaaaaaaccctgataacTCCAAATAATGCACCCTATTTGGCTATATTTCCAGGATTATATTTCTTGAAGCCCTTCCACAAATTGCAAAGATATTTTTTGGGGAGAAATGTATGCTAGTATGTTAGTGGCTCTGGCTCTGAGAAGGTTTGTAGCAAAGGATCATGTTGAGCTTGATATAATCTCATATTTTTCAGGTTTATTTGGTCATAACGTCAAACTAAAAAGTCTTTAATCTTTGCGGACTGtgtagttacttttttttaaggaagggaaaataaaatgccaGAGGAAgtcaattataaaaatttttcttctaaaaatgtgAATTTACTGAAAGTTGAATTttctaatgtgtttttaaaatttcatgtgtaATCCATAAAATGAATTACTTTTATTCCCCTAATAGCACCAAACTTGAAGAATTGAATTTTCTCATACTAACACTATAACAagttgcaaaataaatttatactAATTTGGGAATTCActgaatgtatgtatacatatagtgACCAGTTTGAGGAGAAGTTAATAAGACAGTGAGACAAAATTACTGGTCAAACAGACTGAACCAATGTAAAGATACTAAGTTGTTCCAGAAACATATTCTAGAAAATTTCTTAGAGATAGCTGTTGAGAAAACATTGCAATCCAGTTACCAATAAAGACATTCACAAAGTGTGTTTTTTAAGTTGTTTGATAACTTGCATAATGCTAcaatagaaataatatataaaccACATCCTTTTACAtgaaattacattaaaaacattataaaagaCATATTCTCATTTTAGATGTAACAGAAAAGACATGAACTTATCTTTGGCTAGCAGAATTCAAGCCCTCTGAAAAGGAGATTCTTTTTgtcattaaatgctttttttcatcATGCCATTATACTTATAACCTAGGTCATCACTAAAagtttttcagggagttccctgtcatgtgcagtagttaatgaatccgactaggaaccatgaggttgctggttcgatccctggccttgctcagtgggttaaggatctggcattgccatgagctatggtgtaggtcacagacgtggctcggattcagaCCCCgaattgctctggctctggcataagctggcggctacagctccgattagacccctagcctgggaacctccacatgctgcaggtgtggccctagaaaagacaaataaataaataaataagtaagtaagtaaaccttgaaatttttttttctttcaaaccgTGTATGAATATTGTATCTATGTTAAGAACTTCGAAAGGCAGTTTATCTGCGTTTACCATGGAAGGATATCaggtttaaaaagtattttctataAAGTAGCCAAACTTCCTCTAGCATGTTAAAAAGttaccaatatttattttaaaaaatcatgctaCTACAAAGCATAAAACGTCGAGATTGAGGGAATGTATAACAGCTGCTTTTTGTATAAGAACCttatgttttactattttttaaaaaataggaaagtatGTAGTATGTGTCTTGGactgtgttcttttaaaaattatcagaggAAGTATAGGCCACTGTTGTTTAATACAGAATAGGCCAAACATATTCAGACTGGTAGAAAAGTTTTCCGTGAAATTCCTCCATTGGTCCAGTTTTACCCATAAGACATGGTGCGCTATGTAGAGGCAACTCTAAAAATCCAGGTTAGTACAGAAACAGAACTTATAAAGAGCTGTCTTGCCATTCTctatcttttctgtttgtttcgtattataaaatatgagtctttcctttttaatatatttaggtCTTGCGTCAGTTTCTCTTTCAGAACTTGAATACttaaattttaagagttcccaGTCCACTGGCTAGAGATGTTGAGAAATATTGGACTGAATTACAAATGGGTAGATTTGAGGCTGATTCTAGTAAAAAGAATGGCATATATGTAGTTTTACAAGATTTAGTATTCATTTTTATGTCAGATAAACCATTTGTTTGAGTTCACATctccttactttaaaaatattaatataaataagagCCTAGAGTTTAATATTTCCTAGAATTATAGATAAGAAACTGTTTGACTTTTATTACTGTGGAATACATTTGAATAAGACTTTTTAGTTACAAAACTCTTTACCATTTCTAGGCAAACTAcatgactgaaaaaaagaaacataatccatagaaaatatattaatttttataagataGTTTATCCTCTTTAGTAACACATATATTTTGCTTGAAGGGACTCTTGAGTTATGTTTTACATGCCACTCCTCTCAGACAAATGTTTTGGCTACACATCTCATAGCTTAGTCCTCTTTGCTGCAGAAATGATATGGTAGTAATTTTGTCATGAAGATGCTTTTGTATGGTGGAGATGGTTGTCTTGCTTTTGTAGCACTTGACCTATAAGGTTACCTGTGTGTGCAGTCCTGGATTCTGGCAAGATTGTTAAAATATagcaaagttttcctttttttaatttcaggtttCCTCTACATGACAAAGAAAGACTTGAAAAATGGTTAAAGAATATGAAACGAGATTCATGGGTTCCCAGTAAATACCAGTTCCTGTGTAGTGATCATTTTACTCCTGACTCTCTTGACATCAGATGGGGTATTCGCTATTTGAAACAAACTGCAATTCCAACAATATTTTCTTTGCCTGAAGACAATCAGGTATTGGAGGCAGGAAGTAGGGGAGAAGGGGATAGTGCTAAACATGGTAGCAGATTTCAGGGTGGCATATAATTAGGTAGAGGgcatgaaagagaaagataactGCTGGGAAAACATacttgagaaaaaggaaaactgatgcTTTTACTGAAAGTgtgataaattttgaaaaatttaaactgTTCTGAAGCATAGCTTAGGAGCAGAAGATAACATGTAAATTATCAAGTTATTAATGTAAATTAATTATCTAAGTTTTTTTTACTGGTCCGGTGAATGATGTGAGCTTTTTCCATCATATAATGATTAAGCttgatgtatatataattttttagggccgcaccgacggcatatggaggttcccaggctaggggtccagtcggagctacagctgctggcctatgccacagccacagcaatgcctgatccttaaccagctgagtaagaccagggatcaaagccgcaacctcatgtttcctagttggattcgtttccgctgcaccacgttgggaactcccatgcttaatattttttaaaaaatggcttcaaGTATATTTTGTGCTGTTATActgctaaaacatttttttaactgaataaatTTGCCTGGCCAGTATACTGCTCGAAGTTGTAATGAAATAGTCAGCACTAACTAATAAGAGAAACAGTCTAGAAAGAACATCTTTtttagaatttgaaaatattattttataggaGAAAgacccttccaaaaaaaaatctcagaagaaaAAATCAGAAGATGAGAAAGAAGTATGCCTAAAATCGAAGTCAGAGGAATCATTTGCATCAAATGAGCCAAAGAAGAATACAGTTAACTCAAATGTCCTCCCTGAACATGCACAATTGCTTGATTTATCTGCCTTTGTAAAGCCACCAGATCTAAAAGCAGAAAGTGTACAGAATAATGTATTAACTCTTAATCTAGTTAAACAAGATACCAGAAAACTAGAATCTACCTTAGAAACACCAGTTAACCAAGACATAGGTATACATGAGTTTCACACATCTTTTGAGGATCTAAATTCCACAGCTATCACTTTGACAAGTTCAAATTCAGAAGGTATCACAAAATCTTTGGAAACCCAGGAAGTGCTTGAAATAACTACCAATCATCTTACTAACCCAAACTTTACAAATAATTCTTTGGAAATTAATCCAGCACAGGaaaacccattctttttcagcacAATTACTCAAACAGTTGaagaattaaatacaaataaagaatCTGTTATTGCTATTTTGATACCTGCAGAAAATTCCAAACCTACAGTTAACTCTTTTATGCCCACCCCCAAAGAAACCATGGAAATGGAAGAAGACATAGACGTTGAAGACTCATATAAGGATGCAGACTATGAGACAGAAGTTTTACAAATTGAGCATTCTTACTGCAGACAAGATGTAAGTAAGGAACACCTTTGGCAGAAGGTCTCTAAACTGCATTCAAAGATAACTCACCTTGAGTTACAAGAACAACAAACTCTAGGAAGATTGAAGTCTTTGGAAGCTCTTATAAGGCAGCTAAAACAGGAAAACTGGCTATCTGAAGGAAATGTCAGGATTATAGGAAACCATTTCACAACAAATGAAGTTACGATGATATAAGAGGTTTTAAAGTTGTGACTTTTATGTAAGCTTTTTGTTGGCCAGATCAGATTGTGTGTAagtttttttctgtataaatttctttattttaatgaagcCAAGCAAGTGCTCTGATATTCTTGTAATGCTCCTTTGAGAAAAACTAGAGAGTTGTTGGATAGAAAAAGTTTCATGACTTGTTAATTgtccaaatttaaaataaaaatacagtgaataaagaatttgaaaatattattttattttatattttaaatgagtgaacACAGATATGGTAAATAAGAGCCCAGAATAGAAGGCAGACTTAGGAATCATTCATCGTTCTACCTGGTTTGTGATTTAGtctctaatctgtaaaatgaaggcacTTAACTAGATCTGTAACATAATGTTTCTTtatagtttctttcctttctgctaaGACACTTTTAATAGattatttatatatgataatCTTATCCTTAAGACTGAATGCTGTCTAGAATCTGATATTATTAACTGTTGGATTCTTCTCAGTATTTGTTAAATCGGTATTGCTTGGCCTTTGGGCTATAGTTTTTTGCATTATAAAGGAAAATACTCCTTTTATAATTCCATTCCAATTGAACTAAAATGAGGAATCAACCATTAGGGCAGTCCTTAGGAGAGGTACTTTAAACTGGAAAGAATATGAACCTTATGGCTGACCATCATAATACATAGTCATTTAAGCTTCTCAACAGCCTGTATTTAAGATATATTTATAAACCAAAAGTTTCAATTAggttaaattttaaagtatgtaatattttagaaattgagTTTGTAtctgtttaatatatttaatttttttaa
This Phacochoerus africanus isolate WHEZ1 chromosome 16, ROS_Pafr_v1, whole genome shotgun sequence DNA region includes the following protein-coding sequences:
- the THAP5 gene encoding THAP domain-containing protein 5, with protein sequence MPRYCAAICCKNRRGRNNTDRKLSFYPFPLHDKERLEKWLKNMKRDSWVPSKYQFLCSDHFTPDSLDIRWGIRYLKQTAIPTIFSLPEDNQEKDPSKKKSQKKKSEDEKEVCLKSKSEESFASNEPKKNTVNSNVLPEHAQLLDLSAFVKPPDLKAESVQNNVLTLNLVKQDTRKLESTLETPVNQDIGIHEFHTSFEDLNSTAITLTSSNSEGITKSLETQEVLEITTNHLTNPNFTNNSLEINPAQENPFFFSTITQTVEELNTNKESVIAILIPAENSKPTVNSFMPTPKETMEMEEDIDVEDSYKDADYETEVLQIEHSYCRQDVSKEHLWQKVSKLHSKITHLELQEQQTLGRLKSLEALIRQLKQENWLSEGNVRIIGNHFTTNEVTMI